The DNA window AACAGGTTTGCAAATCTACTTGAGATCACTGAGATAGGAAACGGTAGCGCTCAAATTATCTCATGCTCAACACAACTTTGTTCAGCATTATCGGTATCCCCTAAAAATCATAAAGTACAGCTGCACAGCTATTAAACCAGATGTTTGACAATTTAATAGAATGATACAGATATAGGATGCATTACAGTTAAGATCAAGACGAAGGGTTCATCGAAAGCTGGCTTTTTTCCCTGCTCTGTTCCCTGAAGAGCTGTTTCTTTggtgaaaattgaatttgtgaAAACAGGACAGTCAATGATTTAAGAAAATCCATTCAGCAACACAATTTCGATCTCCTCCGTATTTGGCAAAAGTGGTGATTTTTGATAGGAGAACCTGCAACAAAAGGACAACGGAGCTCTACCAaagcttttttctatttttgttagcTGTAATtgcaattaattttaattttgcatcaatttttttccaagtacTGCCAATGGCATTCTTTAGTGGTTGTTGGTTTTCATGACTGCAGTAACAACTCAAATTTTCAACTCACACTCACTGAaccgttcctttttttcaatgttgttCATCTTCAAAATTAAGCCTTGTAGAAGAACTCTTTCACTTCGACATCGTCAGCACAAgaacgtttttattttttctctttcctcatTCATTAGAAGAGGCAATGTAAAATAATAGACTTCAATTTGGTAAGATAAGAATAGACATGTTTTCGCCGACGTAGAAATTTCCTCTATCCTCATCGAAAAGGTTCAGTTCTACTCCCTagtctttctcttcttctacaAAACCGCTACTGCGATGATCTTCATCCTGTGTTGTTATAATTTCTCAAAGCAATCAAATCGATTAGTGGCCTTGTCACTTTAACGTTACCTTCTCGGACTCATTAGATAACTCATAATGATGACTGATTCCCAAATTCCAGCTCTGTCTGAAGGACCACATCCCTGTTTAGTTGTTACACCCACGTTAGTGGCAAAATTGTTAAAGTGAGCAGAGTTTGAAAGCAAATGAAACAATCCTACTCACATTTCTCATTACCATCTTTTTTTACCGTAAAAACATAGCACGACTTCTGTCTtttaatttgcatttttcctgtttcttcaTGTATTTTTCAAGGATCACAATTGTTTTCACAAATCAACTCAAAATTTCTTGCAGACCCTGTCGTTAATATGTAACTACGTTCGATGCCATCCTATAGGAACCCACTGTTCATCCACAATTCGACCGTTAGGACACTGTTGCGACGTTTGCGGTAAGCGCATGCGCATAAATAACGAACTTTCTTGGAAAATGTAAAATCTGattgtttgtatttttattcatgTATTCAAAGGAGGTGTgatgagtttttcttcgaatacgTTCACTGCTGAGGATATTGCGGACTTAATCCAGGAAATTATTAAAGAGGACAATCTTCTCGATCTTGTGCAGTATTCCATCGATCGCATCGATGATAATGACATAATCCCTCGATATCAGGTACTATGTTTTCAAACTAACATTGCATATGTAAAGTATAGTAAAGACCGCAACTCCATTTGGATTCATCATAATTTAGGTGACTGTGCTTCCTGTAAAAAAGTACGATGATATTGTGTTTCGAGTGTTAATCATGGAACTTCACAACAAGCTAAGCGGTCGTAAACGTCAGTGACCAGCAAGCATTCGCAAATTTTCAGCAATTCCAATCTCTTCTTATTTTAGGCACGATGATGGACTACTTTAGTGTCGAGTATGAATGGAGTGCTCTTGATCATTCGTACGCTCAAAGTATGTGCGAATTAAGTTACTAAACGATTCAGAAGACATTAATGCGGTTCCCCTTACTGTTTTTGCTTCAAGTAATTGAAATCGCAGTTGATTAACGATTCCCGCACTGCTAAtcagtttctttttgcaatttccagaattctcgtttctgaaagaaaatgaattaagattatttgaaaatgccACTCGATAAAACGTGCCTCAAAAGGTGATGAtattttgtgaagaagaatATGTAGTGTAAAAAGCACACGAAaagaatattatatattattttgattataTTCAACTAGTTAGtgcagaaagaaacaaaacgaatGTAGATTTTCGGGAGTTTTAAGTCGTGAGAAAAGAAGGCTACAATGATGAGCTGTCGGCCCCGAGTTCTAAAAGTTGTGATACCCACGTCTTTTTCTGGGCTGCTGCTCGTGAACTACGGTACCATTCGTGTCTATTCGCGATCAACGCGGTCAACTCCATTTTAcgccattttcgaattttcaatctcctttatattatattagaaaaactattactattattattattattattattatcattattattattattattattattattattattattattattattattattattattattactattattattattattattattattatcagaaaaagaagattagGCAGTAGGATCTATCGCAACATACCTATTCGACATACTGTAGCCCTCAGATCTTTGAAATACTTCCGTTGAGCAAAGTGAGCGACCTTAAGAGTCAATCAATAGGCCTTTCATTGCTTTCGAAGGACTCCAAACTTTGCATTTCTTATGTTCTCGTCTCAGTTTATCATGTCTCATTAGAATTTCAGCAGAAATTACTTTCAGGATGTCCCTTAAATTTGATGTAGGCGTTGGATTATGGGAAGTTCTGTCAGTACTAATGTTTTTAGCATCGAAGATAGCTGGACTCGTCACATTCTGCATTCTGGTTTTGGCAGTAGCAGCGGTATTTTGGAGAAACAATATGGAAACGGATGGGTACCTATAATCATTATGCGATAACGATGATACAAAAGAAGGATCCGCTACTATTAATCATAAAGAAGCTGGAACTTTATATAAACTTGTAACTGAGACATTAATAACGCATGCATTTGCAGTTTCACACTTCGTGGATTCCTTTTCGCTAATGCATCATCCCCGTTTCGAGTTGTGTGGCATCAAGGCAAGGAAGACGACGAAGACGTTGTGCAACTAGTAAACTCTGGCGAAGACATTACGCCTGAAGAGGTATACTAATTGTCAAAAATCTTTGTAGATCGGCTGAATAATTCACTTAAATTAAGGAGGACGCATACATCCCTTCACTCGAAGTTCTCACTCCGGTTCCAATGGTGTTTCAGCATCAGGCGGTTCCTCTACCAAATAAAAACGTGTCTGAAGGTCTTTCTGTGATAGAGCTGGAAATGATTGAATAGTGACGAGTTTGCCTCTGGGCACAGAGATTTCCTTCTTTCCCAAACGAATCAAACCGTAATACGTAACGACCGCTtcacttttccagaaatcttttTCCATCAGCTACTTTGGGTTTTTTTACGTTGCACTCTACCAAacccttcaaatttctttttcacttgcTCAGGAtgcgaataaaaattttcctttcatagGTTGAAGATTACCACTTGCTGTATGTTTGTAAAAATTGTGgagtgaatttttcttcatacatTTTGGTAACATTAATAAAACCTGGAATAAAATCGTCAGAAAAAGTAATGTCTAGAAAATATATAATGGTGAGATGAAAATAAACGACTAAAGATTTCAATTTATTGCACTTTTCCCacattttcctgtttcttttgTGTTTCCATAGTAGTGCCGATCCGGGTGCTGTTTTGGAAGTGTCATATAATGCCTAAGTAGGAAGTCTGATTAGTCGAACACTTCTGTAcactcattcactttttcttaaaagaaatgCGGTTGTACGGACTTACAACGgacaactttaaaaaatctttagtTAACGATAGTTtagttaacaaaatttaaaataaaacttccAACCTGTCCCTATCATCGAAGGAGTAATCACTTACactgttttgcaaatttggaagtaaacATTCATGTACAGTATACATAAAGTTTATTT is part of the Necator americanus strain Aroian chromosome V, whole genome shotgun sequence genome and encodes:
- a CDS encoding hypothetical protein (NECATOR_CHRV.G18760.T1) — protein: MAVQHCFKYSQRTIDLGVFRSVQRDSTIYLLQAVQEFSTSSIKWTNQAEAFGIAIFCKCWPMTTASFTKFVRTMEGQYQVSLGHTLAKESSEDNVSRMLPLKDPIIILNREKKKTNHYNPNMKNKTLSLICNYVRCHPIGTHCSSTIRPLGHCCDVCGGVMSFSSNTFTAEDIADLIQEIIKEDNLLDLVQYSIDRIDDNDIIPRYQVTVLPVKKYDDIVFRVLIMELHNKLSGRKRTMMDYFSVEYEWSALDHSYAQTSKIAGLVTFCILVLAVAAVFWRNNMETDGFTLRGFLFANASSPFRVVWHQGKEDDEDVVQLVNSGEDITPEEEDAYIPSLEVLTPVPMVFQHQAVPLPNKNVSEGLSVIELEMIE
- a CDS encoding hypothetical protein (NECATOR_CHRV.G18760.T2) produces the protein MTTASFTKFVRTMEGQYQVSLGHTLAKESSEDNVSRMLPLKDPIIILNREKKKTNHYNPNMKNKTLSLICNYVRCHPIGTHCSSTIRPLGHCCDVCGGVMSFSSNTFTAEDIADLIQEIIKEDNLLDLVQYSIDRIDDNDIIPRYQVTVLPVKKYDDIVFRVLIMELHNKLSGRKRTMMDYFSVEYEWSALDHSYAQTSKIAGLVTFCILVLAVAAVFWRNNMETDGFTLRGFLFANASSPFRVVWHQGKEDDEDVVQLVNSGEDITPEEEDAYIPSLEVLTPVPMVFQHQAVPLPNKNVSEGLSVIELEMIE